In one window of Gossypium arboreum isolate Shixiya-1 chromosome 4, ASM2569848v2, whole genome shotgun sequence DNA:
- the LOC108475801 gene encoding uncharacterized protein LOC108475801, giving the protein MSDWGPVFVALVLFVLLTPGLLFQVPGHHRCVEFGNFKTSGASIFIHSLLYFGLICVFLLAVKVHLHLG; this is encoded by the coding sequence ATGTCGGATTGGGGTCCTGTTTTCGTGGCGCTGGTCCTTTTCGTGCTGCTAACGCCTGGGCTGCTGTTTCAGGTTCCGGGTCACCATAGGTGCGTCGAATTCGGCAACTTTAAGACCAGTGGTGCTTCCATTTTCATCCATTCGTTGCTGTATTTTGGGCTCATTTGTGTGTTTTTGCTGGCGGTTAAGGTTCATTTGCATTTGGGTTGA